A window of Lacibacter sediminis contains these coding sequences:
- a CDS encoding nucleotide pyrophosphohydrolase, with product MSADITIKQAQADVDQWIKTVGVRYFNELTNLGILMEEVGELSRLMVRKYGEQSFKETDKGKEISDEMADVLWVLICLANQTGVDLTEALQKNFEKKNIRDANRHQENEKLK from the coding sequence ATGAGTGCAGACATTACAATTAAACAAGCGCAAGCTGATGTTGACCAATGGATCAAAACCGTTGGTGTTCGTTATTTTAATGAGCTTACCAATCTGGGTATTTTGATGGAAGAAGTAGGAGAGTTGTCGAGGTTGATGGTGCGCAAGTATGGTGAACAATCATTTAAAGAAACTGACAAGGGCAAAGAGATCAGTGATGAAATGGCGGATGTACTGTGGGTGTTAATTTGTCTCGCCAATCAAACCGGTGTTGATTTAACCGAAGCACTGCAGAAGAATTTTGAAAAGAAAAATATCCGTGATGCGAACCGGCATCAGGAGAATGAAAAGTTGAAATAA
- a CDS encoding S8 family serine peptidase yields the protein MNYRHPYVQPYSCSFRQLLHFTYLFRNMKKAFLLTVLLCSINSLIAQKKITTLRLKAGDVAIQGNMEAETITKEFRKGRFGEWTYIVLAFEKPVTNTQQLALKGMGIELLSYLPDNSYQVRMKRMPMFSQLFGTGVRAMINMPGSAKLGRELNTLLPLQQPQTILLINLQLQQGIKWNEVKETLAGYEVVLTKSDFLNQGLAQVNIPAKNITAVSNLPFVSFMNASFLQPTPLNQRERGLFGLTNLTNSEVAGRNLSGLGTTVGIGDNADPAHLDNTKNVLNRNPSFITNNHGRMVTGVVGGDGLIEERYKGVAPSSLLIVDLYDYILTKSATYFTDFGMTVTNNSYFTGLAGCPGNSDYNELSVYVDQQIYNNPFLQHIFSAGNDGGRTCSGYPISFATIKSGYQVGKNVLDVADYHVGTDALNLSSSKGPVEDGRLKPEITASGVSVFSTNANNTYNQGFGTSFSSPFVAGVWALLTERYKKLHANALPKSALLKAVLCNSADDRGNAGPDYGYGFGLVNSRRAVEVLENNRYFTGTLSTAGTSSQIIAVPANTRQVKVLLYWHDKEASPLASTALVNDLDLSVIDGVTTYLPWILNPSPATVNNPAVRGVDRINNIEQVTIDNPGANISINVSGFNVPNGPQEYFVVYEFLKDEIVLEHPYGGERFVPGVEEIIKWNAKDNSTNAFTIEVSVDDGATWSIVDANVPADQHRYRWFGVPNTPTNKGKVRVSRNGGGASATSPGNFTILAQPVITATVPCEGYVNLSWPAVSGATDYEVLQLNDGAFSTLGITTASTYRVSGLDKTQLYWFTVRARIADSLGLRAVARSITPTLATACTAAEFDNDLKIDSLLSPVHGRENTSIGLSATQPITVRIKNLDDVATSSTYTVSYQINGGAVVTESSSVSIAANATVNYTFAATANLSAPGIYNIKVTVKQTGDAQTANDEFTYVVKHIANPAVILPFAETFESTGSDEYKTNFFGLTNADRFDYLNTSNGRLRTFVNSGVAVNGSKAITLDAVNYNGVLAGNSVTGTINLSSYTATQGLRFDFNFKNHGQLKQPGTGVWMRGSDTQPWVLMYNLSNNQGNPGEVKRVSININELGQTVSSSFQVRFDQISSTSANNATYDINGYDQDDGFTFDDIRIVQASNDVLLTQLVAPDTFNCTPGNANITIKVKNTTATTFTNVPVYYRINNGTAVEGSIPSLAGNTELDYTFSTQADLSAFKAYEIDTWVQFSGDDYPVNDSINNRFVYSSPVISSFPYLERFDNSNGNWFTDTLSYSSWRWGMPSKTLMKRSASEGKGWFTTLNNSYKQNENSYLYSPCFNLSSLTQPVLSFSHITQQEDNCNCDYHTLEYSTDNGNTWQRLTATNGTNWFDSSSNQSWKKSIQRWHVSSTEVPNTSNIRFRIFLSSDEAAQYEGIGIDDIHIFEKATIYTGADVLNINQTVSGNNWVHFNSGGTRIASIHPMGQNLGSTEVSAYINAGPVRTMNNQYYLDRNLVIRSTIAPTDSVLIRFYFAEQEAKALIDATGCPLCIKLTDAYLAAVTKYNGSASFENGVLNDGADGTFQFIDSGKVDVVPFNNGYYAEFKVKSFSEFWINAVDMGLTQTVTDVNDITNAGIFIKNVYTDDAGGLFINAGNKTQIREMNIRIVNAMGQEVMSKQTSYSDTRLNINNLSSGIYFVEIRDRKGKEQFVKKIVRTSN from the coding sequence ATGAATTACCGCCATCCGTATGTACAGCCATACTCTTGTTCATTCAGGCAATTACTCCATTTTACTTACCTGTTCAGAAACATGAAAAAAGCCTTTCTGCTAACTGTTTTACTGTGCAGCATCAACTCATTAATTGCACAAAAGAAAATCACCACACTCCGCTTAAAAGCAGGTGATGTAGCCATTCAGGGAAATATGGAGGCAGAAACAATCACAAAGGAATTCAGAAAAGGTCGTTTTGGAGAATGGACATACATTGTACTTGCCTTTGAAAAACCTGTTACAAATACTCAGCAACTTGCATTAAAGGGAATGGGAATTGAATTGTTATCCTACTTACCTGATAATAGCTACCAGGTGAGAATGAAAAGAATGCCCATGTTTTCGCAGCTTTTTGGCACGGGCGTACGGGCAATGATCAACATGCCCGGTTCGGCTAAGCTTGGCCGTGAGTTGAATACGCTGTTGCCGTTGCAGCAACCTCAAACAATATTGTTAATTAATCTTCAATTGCAACAGGGAATAAAATGGAATGAAGTAAAAGAAACACTTGCAGGCTATGAAGTTGTACTCACAAAATCAGATTTCCTTAACCAAGGACTTGCACAGGTGAACATTCCTGCAAAAAATATTACGGCTGTCAGCAACCTACCTTTTGTATCGTTCATGAATGCATCTTTTCTGCAACCGACTCCGCTTAACCAGCGTGAAAGAGGATTATTTGGGTTAACGAATCTTACAAATTCAGAAGTTGCAGGAAGAAATCTGAGCGGACTTGGAACCACAGTAGGTATTGGAGATAATGCAGATCCGGCACATCTAGATAATACAAAAAATGTATTGAACAGAAATCCTTCTTTCATAACAAACAATCATGGACGCATGGTAACAGGTGTTGTTGGTGGCGATGGGCTTATTGAGGAAAGATATAAAGGTGTTGCACCCAGTAGCTTATTGATCGTTGACCTGTATGATTATATACTTACAAAATCTGCAACCTATTTTACTGATTTTGGAATGACAGTTACCAACAATTCTTATTTCACTGGTTTGGCTGGTTGTCCCGGGAACAGTGATTACAATGAATTGAGTGTTTATGTTGATCAACAGATCTATAACAATCCCTTTCTCCAACATATTTTTTCGGCTGGCAACGACGGCGGCCGTACCTGTTCCGGATACCCGATTTCATTCGCAACCATAAAAAGCGGTTACCAGGTTGGTAAGAATGTTCTAGACGTAGCCGATTATCACGTTGGAACTGATGCATTAAATCTCAGTTCAAGCAAAGGACCTGTTGAAGATGGGCGCTTAAAACCAGAAATAACCGCCAGTGGCGTGAGCGTATTTTCAACAAATGCTAACAACACTTATAACCAGGGCTTTGGTACAAGTTTTTCATCTCCATTTGTCGCGGGCGTTTGGGCATTGCTTACCGAACGTTACAAAAAACTGCATGCTAATGCTCTTCCAAAATCTGCTTTATTAAAAGCTGTGCTTTGTAACTCAGCAGATGACAGAGGTAATGCCGGACCAGATTATGGTTATGGGTTTGGGCTTGTGAATTCACGCAGAGCAGTTGAAGTGTTAGAAAATAACCGATACTTCACCGGTACTCTTTCAACTGCCGGCACTTCATCGCAGATCATTGCTGTTCCTGCAAATACCAGGCAGGTAAAAGTATTACTGTACTGGCACGATAAAGAAGCTTCGCCTCTTGCATCAACTGCATTGGTCAACGATCTTGATCTGTCTGTTATTGATGGTGTAACCACTTACCTTCCGTGGATACTTAATCCATCACCTGCAACTGTAAACAATCCAGCAGTGAGAGGAGTTGATCGTATCAATAATATTGAGCAGGTTACAATTGACAATCCCGGTGCAAACATCAGCATTAACGTCAGTGGTTTTAATGTGCCGAATGGTCCGCAGGAATATTTTGTAGTGTATGAATTTTTGAAAGATGAAATTGTTCTTGAACATCCCTATGGCGGAGAACGATTTGTTCCTGGAGTTGAAGAGATCATTAAATGGAATGCAAAAGATAACAGCACAAATGCTTTTACAATTGAAGTATCAGTTGATGATGGTGCTACCTGGAGTATAGTTGATGCAAATGTTCCGGCCGATCAACATCGTTACAGATGGTTTGGCGTTCCCAATACCCCAACAAACAAAGGAAAGGTAAGAGTTTCAAGAAATGGTGGAGGCGCATCCGCTACATCCCCCGGTAACTTCACTATACTAGCTCAGCCGGTGATTACTGCTACTGTGCCATGCGAAGGTTATGTCAATCTATCATGGCCTGCTGTTAGTGGCGCAACAGATTACGAAGTACTGCAGTTAAATGATGGCGCATTCAGTACACTTGGCATAACAACTGCTTCCACTTATCGTGTGAGCGGACTTGATAAAACACAACTCTATTGGTTTACTGTTCGTGCAAGAATAGCCGATTCATTGGGTTTGCGTGCAGTTGCAAGAAGCATCACACCTACGCTTGCTACCGCTTGCACTGCTGCTGAATTTGACAATGACCTCAAAATAGATTCATTACTTTCTCCTGTTCATGGCAGAGAAAATACGAGTATTGGTTTATCGGCAACACAACCAATTACTGTGCGTATTAAAAATCTTGACGATGTTGCAACAAGCAGCACTTATACTGTTTCTTACCAGATCAATGGTGGCGCTGTTGTAACAGAATCTTCATCTGTTTCTATTGCTGCTAATGCAACTGTGAATTATACGTTTGCGGCAACAGCAAACTTATCTGCTCCAGGCATTTACAATATTAAAGTAACGGTAAAGCAAACCGGCGATGCACAAACTGCCAATGACGAATTCACTTATGTCGTGAAGCATATTGCCAACCCGGCAGTGATTCTGCCTTTTGCAGAAACGTTTGAATCAACTGGCAGCGATGAATACAAAACCAATTTCTTTGGATTAACCAATGCAGATCGATTTGATTATTTAAATACTTCCAATGGCAGGTTACGCACATTTGTTAATTCGGGGGTTGCAGTGAACGGAAGTAAAGCTATTACGCTTGATGCGGTAAATTATAATGGTGTATTAGCAGGAAACAGTGTTACAGGCACTATTAATCTCAGCAGTTACACAGCAACACAAGGTTTACGTTTTGATTTCAACTTTAAAAATCACGGACAGTTAAAACAACCGGGTACTGGTGTGTGGATGCGTGGCAGCGATACCCAACCCTGGGTTCTCATGTATAATCTCTCTAACAATCAAGGCAACCCCGGTGAAGTAAAACGTGTAAGTATTAACATCAACGAACTTGGACAAACAGTTAGTTCAAGTTTCCAGGTTCGATTCGATCAGATAAGCAGTACATCAGCCAACAATGCAACGTATGATATTAATGGATATGATCAGGATGATGGATTTACTTTTGATGATATCCGTATTGTGCAGGCAAGTAATGATGTGTTGCTTACACAATTGGTAGCGCCTGATACATTTAATTGCACTCCGGGAAATGCAAACATTACGATCAAAGTAAAAAACACAACAGCTACTACTTTCACAAATGTTCCGGTTTATTACCGTATCAACAATGGAACGGCTGTAGAAGGATCAATACCTTCTTTAGCTGGTAATACAGAACTTGATTATACATTTTCAACGCAAGCCGATCTTTCTGCATTCAAAGCTTATGAAATTGATACATGGGTTCAGTTCAGCGGGGATGATTATCCTGTCAATGATAGTATTAATAATCGCTTTGTTTACAGCAGCCCTGTGATCAGTTCATTCCCTTATCTCGAACGTTTTGATAATTCCAATGGAAACTGGTTTACTGATACACTCAGTTACAGCAGCTGGCGTTGGGGCATGCCTTCTAAAACATTAATGAAGCGTTCAGCCAGCGAAGGAAAAGGTTGGTTCACAACACTCAATAACAGCTATAAACAAAATGAGAATTCGTATCTCTATTCACCCTGTTTCAATTTAAGCAGTTTAACACAGCCGGTGTTAAGCTTCAGTCATATTACGCAGCAAGAAGATAATTGCAATTGTGACTATCACACATTAGAATACAGTACGGACAATGGCAACACCTGGCAACGATTGACTGCAACAAACGGCACCAACTGGTTTGACTCATCCTCTAATCAATCCTGGAAAAAAAGTATTCAGCGTTGGCATGTTTCAAGTACAGAAGTGCCGAATACTTCCAATATCCGCTTCCGTATTTTCCTTTCAAGTGATGAAGCAGCACAATATGAAGGCATTGGTATTGATGACATTCACATTTTTGAAAAAGCAACTATTTATACAGGTGCTGATGTATTAAATATCAATCAAACAGTAAGTGGAAATAACTGGGTGCATTTTAACAGCGGTGGAACAAGAATAGCATCCATCCATCCAATGGGTCAAAATCTTGGCAGCACTGAGGTAAGCGCATACATTAATGCGGGACCTGTTCGCACCATGAATAATCAGTATTACCTTGATCGTAACCTGGTGATCCGTTCAACTATAGCACCAACAGATAGTGTGCTTATACGATTCTATTTTGCAGAACAGGAAGCAAAAGCATTGATCGATGCAACCGGCTGCCCTCTTTGTATCAAACTTACTGATGCATACCTGGCGGCAGTTACAAAATATAACGGTAGCGCTTCTTTTGAAAATGGAGTATTGAATGATGGAGCCGATGGTACATTCCAATTTATTGATTCCGGGAAAGTAGATGTAGTACCATTCAACAATGGTTATTATGCTGAGTTTAAAGTGAAGAGTTTCTCTGAATTCTGGATCAATGCAGTTGACATGGGACTTACTCAAACAGTAACCGATGTGAATGATATAACCAATGCCGGCATCTTTATTAAAAATGTTTACACCGATGATGCCGGGGGGTTGTTCATTAATGCAGGTAATAAAACACAGATCCGTGAAATGAATATCCGTATTGTAAACGCCATGGGCCAGGAAGTCATGAGCAAACAAACCTCTTATTCAGATACAAGGCTCAACATCAACAACCTTTCAAGTGGCATCTATTTTGTTGAGATAAGAGACAGAAAAGGTAAAGAACAGTTCGTGAAAAAGATTGTGAGAACTTCAAACTAA
- the mfd gene encoding transcription-repair coupling factor, whose product MKILLPTVSLPPVNFELLQKKFNDDPRLFQLADRLSFSQTQRIYLKNLLGSSSQFVAASVFNHSSLEQFNHVFIVNDSEEAAYFHNSLESITNELNLFYFPSSFKHPKNFRLLNSSHVMLRTEALTKFSMPTGQRVGAIVTYPDALFEKVVLPKKLQGNMLLIKTNDTLDVDNMMGFLVDLGFERTDFVYQPGQFAVRGGILDIYSFGNEKPYRLELFGNDVDSIRIFDPETQLSERRLAQVSIIPNVETQFESGEKVSLFEFLPENTIVWVKDFDVMKERLLTMEEDMEQFLKLPVSKQERDEDERLEKIDLNEQDFITAAIVEEQIKQHHTIEFGYEPHLLNTVEEKNRFEIEYHTKHQPAFNRQFELLISDLKSWGTKKFETFIFAENPKQLERLHSIFADLKAEIPFTPIALAIHEGFIDEDLKVICYTDHEIFQRYHKYKVKQAYNKSKALTIRALKELQPGDYVTHIDHGVGTYSGLQKIEVNGVMQEAVRLIYKDSDILYVNINSLHKISKYTGKEGSVPKINKLGSDAWQRLKEKTKTKVKEIAFDLIQLYAQRKAQQGFQHTPDSYLQTELEASFMYEDTPDQSKATADVKKDMEAPSPMDRLVCGDVGFGKTEIAVRAAFKTVCDGKQAAIMVPTTILAYQHYKTFQERLKDFPVTVDYVNRFKSAKEKKETYQKLQEGKVDIIVGTHALLAKDVKFKDLGLLVVDEEQKFGVGHKEKIKTLKTNVDSLTLTATPIPRTLQFSLMGARDLSIMNTPPPNRQPIQTEVQVFQEDFIRDAIYFETERGGQVFFIHNRIAGLAEMAAIIQRLCPDLSIGFAHGQMEGHDLEERIFDFIGKKYDVLVCTNIVESGVDIPNVNTIMINNAHQFGLSDLHQLRGRVGRSNKKAFCYLLAPPMSTLPNDSRKRLQTLEQHSELGSGFQIAMRDLDIRGAGNMLGGEQSGFMAEIGFEMYQKVLDEAIRELKRTKFRELFKEEIQQQENYVKDCVIDTDLEILIPDAYVESIAERLSLYTRLDNCETEDDLIEFHKELIDRFGPIPSQVEDLFTTVRCRKLAVELGFEKMTLKEQTLRCYFINNPDSPYFESSVFQGIMQFVQTSLNKAQLKQTGKLFLLVVRDMEGMEALLRLLTRMHAAVVEKPVTA is encoded by the coding sequence ATGAAAATACTTCTTCCAACCGTATCTTTGCCGCCTGTGAATTTTGAGTTGTTGCAGAAAAAATTTAATGATGATCCCCGCCTTTTTCAACTGGCGGACAGGCTTTCTTTTTCCCAAACTCAACGGATCTATCTAAAAAACCTTTTGGGAAGCTCATCACAGTTTGTGGCAGCTTCGGTTTTCAATCATTCTTCGCTTGAGCAATTCAACCATGTGTTTATCGTAAACGACTCGGAAGAAGCTGCTTACTTCCACAATTCGCTGGAAAGTATCACCAACGAACTCAACCTGTTTTATTTCCCATCCTCATTCAAGCATCCAAAGAATTTTCGGTTACTCAATTCCTCGCATGTGATGTTGCGTACGGAAGCATTGACGAAATTTTCAATGCCTACCGGTCAGCGGGTTGGAGCAATTGTTACTTACCCCGATGCGTTGTTTGAAAAAGTAGTGTTGCCAAAGAAACTGCAAGGCAATATGCTGCTCATCAAAACCAACGACACGTTAGACGTTGATAATATGATGGGCTTTTTGGTTGATCTTGGTTTTGAACGAACCGATTTTGTGTATCAGCCCGGGCAGTTTGCAGTACGTGGTGGTATCCTCGATATTTATTCGTTCGGCAATGAAAAGCCCTATCGTTTGGAATTGTTTGGGAATGATGTAGACAGCATCCGCATCTTCGATCCGGAAACGCAGTTGAGTGAACGACGATTGGCGCAGGTAAGTATTATTCCGAATGTGGAAACACAATTTGAAAGTGGCGAGAAAGTTTCGCTGTTTGAATTTTTACCGGAGAATACGATTGTATGGGTGAAGGATTTTGATGTGATGAAGGAGCGACTGCTCACTATGGAAGAAGACATGGAGCAGTTCTTGAAATTGCCGGTTTCCAAACAGGAGCGTGATGAAGATGAGCGTTTGGAAAAAATTGATCTCAACGAACAGGATTTCATCACTGCAGCAATTGTTGAAGAGCAGATCAAACAACATCATACCATTGAGTTTGGTTACGAACCACACTTGTTGAATACAGTTGAAGAGAAGAACAGATTTGAAATTGAATATCATACCAAACATCAGCCGGCATTTAATCGGCAGTTTGAATTATTAATAAGTGATTTGAAAAGTTGGGGTACGAAAAAATTTGAAACATTCATCTTCGCAGAAAATCCAAAACAGCTTGAACGACTTCACAGCATCTTTGCTGATTTGAAAGCAGAGATTCCTTTCACGCCAATTGCATTAGCTATTCATGAAGGATTTATAGATGAAGATTTGAAAGTGATCTGCTATACCGATCACGAAATTTTCCAGCGTTATCATAAGTACAAAGTCAAACAGGCATATAACAAGAGCAAGGCACTTACCATTCGTGCATTAAAAGAATTACAGCCCGGTGATTATGTAACGCATATCGATCACGGCGTTGGAACATACAGTGGTTTGCAGAAAATCGAAGTGAATGGTGTAATGCAGGAGGCAGTGCGTTTGATCTATAAAGACAGTGATATCCTTTATGTCAATATCAACTCACTGCACAAAATCTCGAAGTACACAGGCAAGGAGGGAAGTGTGCCGAAGATCAATAAACTGGGCAGCGATGCATGGCAGCGGTTAAAAGAAAAGACGAAAACGAAAGTAAAAGAGATTGCTTTTGATCTTATTCAATTGTATGCACAACGTAAAGCACAACAAGGATTTCAACATACGCCGGATAGTTATCTGCAAACAGAACTGGAGGCTTCATTTATGTATGAAGATACGCCAGATCAAAGTAAAGCAACAGCCGATGTAAAAAAAGATATGGAAGCACCATCACCCATGGATCGTCTGGTGTGTGGAGATGTGGGCTTTGGTAAAACAGAGATTGCCGTTCGTGCTGCATTTAAAACGGTATGTGATGGAAAGCAGGCTGCTATCATGGTGCCCACAACCATTCTCGCCTATCAGCATTATAAAACATTCCAGGAACGTTTGAAAGATTTTCCTGTAACAGTTGATTATGTGAACCGTTTCAAATCGGCAAAAGAGAAAAAGGAAACCTATCAGAAATTACAGGAAGGAAAAGTAGACATCATTGTTGGCACACATGCGTTATTGGCCAAGGATGTAAAGTTTAAAGATCTTGGTTTGCTGGTTGTGGATGAAGAACAAAAGTTCGGTGTGGGGCATAAGGAGAAGATCAAAACGTTGAAGACGAATGTGGATTCACTTACACTAACTGCAACACCTATTCCACGTACGTTGCAGTTTAGTTTAATGGGGGCAAGGGATCTCAGCATCATGAATACGCCGCCTCCCAACCGTCAGCCCATACAGACCGAAGTGCAGGTGTTCCAGGAAGATTTTATCCGTGATGCGATCTATTTTGAAACGGAGCGTGGCGGACAGGTCTTTTTCATTCACAATCGAATTGCAGGGTTGGCTGAAATGGCTGCCATTATTCAACGTTTGTGTCCTGACCTCAGCATTGGTTTTGCACACGGACAAATGGAAGGTCACGATCTTGAAGAGCGCATCTTCGATTTTATCGGCAAAAAATATGATGTGTTGGTTTGCACGAACATTGTTGAAAGCGGTGTTGATATTCCCAATGTGAACACCATCATGATCAACAATGCACACCAGTTTGGTTTAAGTGATCTGCACCAGTTGCGTGGACGTGTAGGCCGAAGCAACAAAAAAGCATTTTGTTATTTGCTTGCTCCTCCTATGAGTACACTGCCAAACGATTCGAGAAAACGTTTGCAAACATTAGAACAGCATAGTGAGTTGGGAAGCGGTTTCCAGATTGCCATGCGTGATCTTGATATACGTGGTGCAGGTAATATGCTCGGTGGTGAACAAAGTGGTTTCATGGCCGAGATCGGTTTTGAAATGTATCAGAAGGTGTTGGACGAAGCTATCCGTGAATTGAAACGCACGAAGTTCCGTGAACTCTTTAAAGAAGAAATTCAGCAACAGGAAAACTATGTGAAGGATTGTGTAATTGATACCGATCTTGAGATTTTGATTCCGGATGCATACGTAGAAAGTATTGCAGAACGTTTGAGTTTGTATACAAGATTGGATAACTGTGAAACCGAAGATGATTTGATCGAATTCCATAAAGAGCTCATCGATCGTTTTGGCCCCATCCCATCGCAGGTAGAGGATCTGTTTACAACTGTGCGTTGCCGTAAGCTGGCGGTTGAACTTGGCTTCGAAAAAATGACACTGAAAGAACAAACACTTCGTTGCTACTTCATCAATAATCCTGATTCGCCTTATTTTGAATCATCGGTATTTCAGGGTATCATGCAGTTTGTGCAAACTTCACTCAACAAAGCACAACTGAAACAAACCGGCAAACTGTTCCTGTTGGTTGTTCGTGATATGGAAGGCATGGAAGCACTACTTCGCCTGTTAACCCGTATGCATGCCGCCGTGGTGGAAAAGCCGGTTACTGCATAA
- the dtd gene encoding D-aminoacyl-tRNA deacylase: MRAVLQRTAFASVKVDGNITGSIQKGLLVLMGVEDADTSEDIEWLSSKIVNLRVFDDENGVMNLSVKDVDGDILLVSQFTLHASTKKGNRPSYIKASKPDFAIPIYEKMIAQLETDLGKKVQTGIFGADMKVELLNDGPVTIVIDSKNKE, encoded by the coding sequence ATGAGAGCGGTACTGCAACGAACGGCTTTTGCCTCTGTTAAAGTTGATGGAAACATAACAGGTTCTATTCAGAAAGGATTGTTGGTATTGATGGGTGTTGAAGATGCTGATACGTCAGAAGATATTGAATGGCTCAGCAGCAAAATTGTGAACCTGCGTGTTTTTGATGATGAAAATGGCGTGATGAATTTGAGTGTGAAAGATGTTGATGGAGATATTCTTTTGGTTAGCCAGTTTACCTTACATGCATCAACCAAGAAAGGTAACCGCCCTTCCTACATTAAAGCCAGTAAACCTGATTTTGCTATACCGATATATGAAAAAATGATCGCTCAACTGGAAACCGATCTCGGCAAAAAAGTACAGACCGGCATTTTTGGTGCTGATATGAAAGTGGAATTGTTGAACGATGGACCGGTAACAATTGTGATCGATTCGAAGAACAAAGAATAA
- a CDS encoding glycine--tRNA ligase yields MANEKLFANIISHSKEYGYIFQSSEIYDGLSAVYDYGQLGAQLKKNIRDFWWKSMTQLHDNIVGIDAAIFMHPTTWKASGHVDNFSDPMIDNKDSKKRYRVDHLIEAHAETLSDAESAALIAKMEQLLAADDFVGIKQLIEENKIKCSVSGTANWTDVRQFNLMFSTEFGAVSSDNPEDNIVYLRPETAQGIFVNFLNVQKSGRMKIPFGIAQTGKAFRNEIVARQFIFRMREFEQMEMQFFVRPGTELDWYAKWKETRLQWHKDLGLPAEKLRFHDHIKLAHYANAAVDIEFEFPFGWKELEGIHSRTDYDLRRHQEFSKKKMQYFDNDLNAEGKPFGNYIPYVVETSVGLDRLFLTVLSNSYHEEEVPTAEEGKTETRTVLRLPVKIAPIKLAVFPLTKKDGLPEIAGQLMDECRPHFHCFYEEKDTIGKRYRRQDAIGTPFCVTVDHQTKEDNTVTIRNRDTLQQERIPLSAVKQFILNTVA; encoded by the coding sequence ATGGCGAACGAGAAGCTTTTTGCAAACATTATCTCCCACTCAAAAGAGTATGGTTATATTTTCCAGTCATCTGAAATTTATGATGGCTTAAGTGCAGTGTACGATTATGGTCAGTTAGGTGCACAATTGAAAAAGAACATCCGTGATTTCTGGTGGAAAAGCATGACCCAGCTACACGATAATATTGTTGGTATTGATGCGGCTATCTTTATGCACCCCACCACCTGGAAAGCCAGTGGTCACGTTGATAATTTCAGCGATCCCATGATCGATAACAAAGACAGCAAAAAGCGTTACCGTGTCGATCATCTTATTGAAGCACATGCAGAAACACTTTCTGATGCTGAAAGTGCTGCATTGATCGCCAAAATGGAACAGTTGTTAGCAGCAGATGATTTTGTGGGGATCAAACAATTAATTGAAGAAAACAAGATCAAATGTTCGGTAAGTGGTACAGCTAACTGGACCGATGTGCGCCAGTTCAACCTCATGTTCTCTACCGAGTTTGGAGCGGTATCAAGCGATAATCCCGAAGATAATATTGTGTACCTGCGTCCGGAAACGGCGCAAGGTATATTCGTAAACTTCCTGAATGTGCAAAAAAGCGGAAGGATGAAAATTCCGTTTGGTATTGCCCAAACTGGTAAGGCTTTCCGTAACGAGATCGTTGCACGCCAATTCATTTTCCGCATGCGGGAGTTTGAGCAAATGGAAATGCAGTTCTTCGTTCGTCCCGGCACCGAACTCGATTGGTATGCAAAATGGAAAGAAACCCGATTACAGTGGCATAAAGATTTGGGGCTTCCTGCTGAAAAACTCCGCTTTCACGATCATATTAAGTTGGCACACTACGCCAACGCTGCTGTTGATATTGAATTTGAATTCCCGTTTGGCTGGAAGGAGCTGGAGGGAATCCACTCCCGTACCGACTACGATCTGCGCCGCCACCAGGAATTCAGCAAAAAGAAAATGCAGTATTTCGATAACGATCTGAATGCTGAGGGGAAACCTTTTGGTAACTATATCCCGTATGTCGTGGAGACGTCGGTTGGGCTGGATCGTTTGTTCCTGACCGTTTTGAGCAATTCTTACCACGAGGAAGAAGTACCTACTGCCGAAGAAGGAAAGACGGAAACCAGGACTGTTCTGCGTTTGCCCGTGAAAATTGCCCCCATTAAGCTGGCGGTTTTCCCACTAACCAAAAAAGATGGTCTGCCGGAGATTGCGGGACAACTGATGGACGAGTGTCGTCCTCATTTCCACTGTTTTTACGAGGAAAAGGATACCATCGGCAAGCGTTATCGCAGACAGGATGCCATTGGAACGCCTTTTTGTGTAACGGTCGATCATCAGACAAAAGAAGACAATACCGTAACCATCCGGAACAGGGATACATTGCAGCAGGAACGCATCCCTTTATCAGCCGTTAAACAATTTATCCTCAATACAGTTGCATAG